From the genome of Acropora palmata chromosome 4, jaAcrPala1.3, whole genome shotgun sequence, one region includes:
- the LOC141879193 gene encoding zinc metalloproteinase nas-13-like isoform X4, with protein sequence MKWLIVVFLIKSIWAADYNPDENENVHNPNLFEGDMFLTREQRYKAERGMNVDVEHVTRRKRGSSNRSRHRWQGGVLVYSINTNLASNSLARSAIREGMNEWQTKTCIRFKQRTNESDYVYFTSKDRGCYSYVGKIGGSQPINLGRRCWRSGIVAHEIAHALGFYHEQSRPDRDKYITVNYNNIRQGARKNFLIYRTAINSLGTPYDYGSIMHYRSRAFSKNGQATIVPKQPRVVIGQRKGLSPIDARQANLFYSCPSAPASTTRNPVSTKRPASTTRNPASTTRNPVSTKRPAS encoded by the exons AAAATGAGAACGTTCATAACCCTAATCTGTTCGAGGGGGATATGTTCTTGACACGGGAGCAACGCTACAAGGCGGAGCGTGGAATGAACGTGGATGTCGAACACGTTACCAGGAGAAAGAGAGGTTCAAGCAACCGTAGCAGACATCGGTGGCAAGGTGGAGTTCTTGTCTATTCAATCAATACAAATCTAG CGTCGAATTCATTAGCAAGAAGTGCAATAAGAGAAGGAATGAACGAATGGCAAACAAAAACCTGCATTCGTTTCAAACAAAGGACAAACGAAAGTGATTATGTCTACTTCACATCTAAAGACAGAGG ttgctaTTCATATGTTGGAAAAATTGGAGGttctcaaccaatcaatcTTGGGCGAAGATGCTGGCGCTCAGGAATTGTTGCTCATGAAATTg CGCATGCCCTCGGTTTTTATCATGAGCAATCCAGGCCGGACAGAGACAAGTACATCACAGTTAACTATAATAATATCAGACAAG gggcgaggaaaaattttttgattTACAGAACAGCAATCAACTCTCTTGGAACGCCATACGATTATGGAAGTATAATGCACTACAGAAGTAGAGCATTCTCGAAAAATGGTCAAGCAACGATAGTGCCAAAGCAGCCACGG GTCGTAATTGGCCAGCGAAAAGGTCTGAGCCCAATTGATGCGCGACAGGCAAATCTTTTTTACTCGTGCCCTAGTGCACCAG CGTCCACCACTAGAAATCCAG tgtccACCAAAAGACCAG CGTCCACCACTAGAAATCCAG CGTCCACCACTAGAAATCCAG tgtccACCAAAAGACCAG CCTCATAA
- the LOC141879193 gene encoding zinc metalloproteinase nas-13-like isoform X3 has product MKWLIVVFLIKSIWAADYNPDENENVHNPNLFEGDMFLTREQRYKAERGMNVDVEHVTRRKRGSSNRSRHRWQGGVLVYSINTNLASNSLARSAIREGMNEWQTKTCIRFKQRTNESDYVYFTSKDRGCYSYVGKIGGSQPINLGRRCWRSGIVAHEIAHALGFYHEQSRPDRDKYITVNYNNIRQGARKNFLIYRTAINSLGTPYDYGSIMHYRSRAFSKNGQATIVPKQPRVVIGQRKGLSPIDARQANLFYSCPSAPASTTRNPVSTKRPASTTRNPVSTEKQASTTRNPVSTKRPAS; this is encoded by the exons AAAATGAGAACGTTCATAACCCTAATCTGTTCGAGGGGGATATGTTCTTGACACGGGAGCAACGCTACAAGGCGGAGCGTGGAATGAACGTGGATGTCGAACACGTTACCAGGAGAAAGAGAGGTTCAAGCAACCGTAGCAGACATCGGTGGCAAGGTGGAGTTCTTGTCTATTCAATCAATACAAATCTAG CGTCGAATTCATTAGCAAGAAGTGCAATAAGAGAAGGAATGAACGAATGGCAAACAAAAACCTGCATTCGTTTCAAACAAAGGACAAACGAAAGTGATTATGTCTACTTCACATCTAAAGACAGAGG ttgctaTTCATATGTTGGAAAAATTGGAGGttctcaaccaatcaatcTTGGGCGAAGATGCTGGCGCTCAGGAATTGTTGCTCATGAAATTg CGCATGCCCTCGGTTTTTATCATGAGCAATCCAGGCCGGACAGAGACAAGTACATCACAGTTAACTATAATAATATCAGACAAG gggcgaggaaaaattttttgattTACAGAACAGCAATCAACTCTCTTGGAACGCCATACGATTATGGAAGTATAATGCACTACAGAAGTAGAGCATTCTCGAAAAATGGTCAAGCAACGATAGTGCCAAAGCAGCCACGG GTCGTAATTGGCCAGCGAAAAGGTCTGAGCCCAATTGATGCGCGACAGGCAAATCTTTTTTACTCGTGCCCTAGTGCACCAG CGTCCACCACTAGAAATCCAG tgtccACCAAAAGACCAG CGTCCACCACTAGAAATCCAG tgtccACCGAAAAACAAG CGTCCACCACTAGAAATCCAG tgtccACCAAAAGACCAG CCTCATAA
- the LOC141879193 gene encoding zinc metalloproteinase nas-13-like isoform X2, translating into MKWLIVVFLIKSIWAADYNPDENENVHNPNLFEGDMFLTREQRYKAERGMNVDVEHVTRRKRGSSNRSRHRWQGGVLVYSINTNLASNSLARSAIREGMNEWQTKTCIRFKQRTNESDYVYFTSKDRGCYSYVGKIGGSQPINLGRRCWRSGIVAHEIAHALGFYHEQSRPDRDKYITVNYNNIRQGARKNFLIYRTAINSLGTPYDYGSIMHYRSRAFSKNGQATIVPKQPRVVIGQRKGLSPIDARQANLFYSCPSAPVSTKKPASTTRNPVSTKRPASTTRNPASTTRNPVSTKRPAS; encoded by the exons AAAATGAGAACGTTCATAACCCTAATCTGTTCGAGGGGGATATGTTCTTGACACGGGAGCAACGCTACAAGGCGGAGCGTGGAATGAACGTGGATGTCGAACACGTTACCAGGAGAAAGAGAGGTTCAAGCAACCGTAGCAGACATCGGTGGCAAGGTGGAGTTCTTGTCTATTCAATCAATACAAATCTAG CGTCGAATTCATTAGCAAGAAGTGCAATAAGAGAAGGAATGAACGAATGGCAAACAAAAACCTGCATTCGTTTCAAACAAAGGACAAACGAAAGTGATTATGTCTACTTCACATCTAAAGACAGAGG ttgctaTTCATATGTTGGAAAAATTGGAGGttctcaaccaatcaatcTTGGGCGAAGATGCTGGCGCTCAGGAATTGTTGCTCATGAAATTg CGCATGCCCTCGGTTTTTATCATGAGCAATCCAGGCCGGACAGAGACAAGTACATCACAGTTAACTATAATAATATCAGACAAG gggcgaggaaaaattttttgattTACAGAACAGCAATCAACTCTCTTGGAACGCCATACGATTATGGAAGTATAATGCACTACAGAAGTAGAGCATTCTCGAAAAATGGTCAAGCAACGATAGTGCCAAAGCAGCCACGG GTCGTAATTGGCCAGCGAAAAGGTCTGAGCCCAATTGATGCGCGACAGGCAAATCTTTTTTACTCGTGCCCTAGTGCACCAG tttcCACCAAAAAACCAG CGTCCACCACTAGAAATCCAG tgtccACCAAAAGACCAG CGTCCACCACTAGAAATCCAG CGTCCACCACTAGAAATCCAG tgtccACCAAAAGACCAG CCTCATAA
- the LOC141879193 gene encoding hatching enzyme 1.2-like isoform X1, translating into MKWLIVVFLIKSIWAADYNPDENENVHNPNLFEGDMFLTREQRYKAERGMNVDVEHVTRRKRGSSNRSRHRWQGGVLVYSINTNLASNSLARSAIREGMNEWQTKTCIRFKQRTNESDYVYFTSKDRGCYSYVGKIGGSQPINLGRRCWRSGIVAHEIAHALGFYHEQSRPDRDKYITVNYNNIRQGARKNFLIYRTAINSLGTPYDYGSIMHYRSRAFSKNGQATIVPKQPRVVIGQRKGLSPIDARQANLFYSCPSAPVSTKKPASTTRNPVSTKRPASTTRNPVSTEKQASTTRNPVSTKRPAS; encoded by the exons AAAATGAGAACGTTCATAACCCTAATCTGTTCGAGGGGGATATGTTCTTGACACGGGAGCAACGCTACAAGGCGGAGCGTGGAATGAACGTGGATGTCGAACACGTTACCAGGAGAAAGAGAGGTTCAAGCAACCGTAGCAGACATCGGTGGCAAGGTGGAGTTCTTGTCTATTCAATCAATACAAATCTAG CGTCGAATTCATTAGCAAGAAGTGCAATAAGAGAAGGAATGAACGAATGGCAAACAAAAACCTGCATTCGTTTCAAACAAAGGACAAACGAAAGTGATTATGTCTACTTCACATCTAAAGACAGAGG ttgctaTTCATATGTTGGAAAAATTGGAGGttctcaaccaatcaatcTTGGGCGAAGATGCTGGCGCTCAGGAATTGTTGCTCATGAAATTg CGCATGCCCTCGGTTTTTATCATGAGCAATCCAGGCCGGACAGAGACAAGTACATCACAGTTAACTATAATAATATCAGACAAG gggcgaggaaaaattttttgattTACAGAACAGCAATCAACTCTCTTGGAACGCCATACGATTATGGAAGTATAATGCACTACAGAAGTAGAGCATTCTCGAAAAATGGTCAAGCAACGATAGTGCCAAAGCAGCCACGG GTCGTAATTGGCCAGCGAAAAGGTCTGAGCCCAATTGATGCGCGACAGGCAAATCTTTTTTACTCGTGCCCTAGTGCACCAG tttcCACCAAAAAACCAG CGTCCACCACTAGAAATCCAG tgtccACCAAAAGACCAG CGTCCACCACTAGAAATCCAG tgtccACCGAAAAACAAG CGTCCACCACTAGAAATCCAG tgtccACCAAAAGACCAG CCTCATAA